From the genome of Brassica oleracea var. oleracea cultivar TO1000 chromosome C4, BOL, whole genome shotgun sequence:
CAACAAAACACTAAACCCTAACTTTTTTAGAACTATTGTTATTTTTATTTATTTAATTTTTTATTTTTTATTTTAAAAGCATAATATAATTTGGCAAGTTATTTTATTTCCTTAATTAAAAGATACTAGATCTAAAATGACAACTTTCTATTGGTTGGTGAACCTAAAGATTTACCATAGGGGTGAACCCAAGAAAAAGTCTTACTTTAATCCCTCAAAACTTGCTTAGTCCGTAACTCAAAGCTAGATCCAAACTTTAGTTTTATTCTCTTTCTCTCTCCCTCTCTTTCTCTCCATCTTTTATTTCCCCTCCATTTCTAAGCTCATTGAAAACAAAAAAAAATATAAAAGTTAGAAACTTAGCACAATGGGTATGGTGAGAGAGTCACAGTTCCATGTTTTGGCTGTTGATGATAGTCACTTGGATCGGAAAATGATAGAGAGATTGCTGCAAAAGTCTTCATGTCAAGGTAAAACAGAACAAAAACCAAAATCTTTCAGTTATGTTCTTGGAGAAACATAGAAAAGATTCTAAAAACGCTTTTTTTTGTCGTATGTTTGCAGTAACTACAGTTGATACCGGCTCCAAAGCTCTAGAGTTTCTAGGTTTGAGAGAAAGTAACGACCCAAATGCACTCGAAACTCATCAGGTTCTGTTCTTTTTCATCATTCATTTGGTTTTTGTTCAAAATTTACAATCATCTTCTTGTTTTTTTGAATGTTTTGTTGGTTTTTGGGTTTAAGCAGGAAGTTGAAATAAATCTCATAATCACAGACTACTGTATGCCTGGCATGACTGGTTACGATTTGCTCAAGAAAGTTAAAGAATCAGCAGCGTTTAGAAGCATTCCTGTAGTAATAATGTCATCAGAGAACGTTCCTGCTAGAATCTCCAGGTAAAACCTCCATTTCATTTGATATGTGAATAGGCATTAGTATTACTTGAGCAACAAGTCTCCAGACCTAAAAAACATTAGCTGTGTAGTTTTCTTGCAATGGATGTGGTTTAAGTGTCCTGAAAATGTGAACTACAGATGTCTGGAAGAAGGAGCTGAAGAGTTTTTCTTGAAGCCAGTAAAGTTGGCTGATGTTACCAAGTTGAAACCTCACATGATGAAAACCAAGTTGAAGAAAGAAGGTGAGAAACCATCAGAAGAAGAGAATGCAACTTTGAAACCTGAAGAATCATTGGTGGTTGAAATGATCTTGCCTCTGAATCAAGAACTTGAGTTGGAACAAAAAGAACCAATGTTGAGTAGTAATAAGAGGAAAGCAATGGAAGAAGTGATATCTGCTGACCGGTCACGTCCTAAATACAATGACATCACAACCTCGGCCTGACCCGTTCGGTGTCCTCAATGCTTCAGAGTTTCTTTGCATAGGAATGTTTCTTCTGGTAAATACAGAGAGAATGAAGATGGAAGACAAATGTAGATGATGGTAATGGTAACAGTTGTTACTTGTATTTCATTATATGAAAAATCAGCAGATTCTCAGTTTTGATACTTGTTAGTTTCCTGGTTTAAAACAATCTCCAGAGTAAATAAAATCTACTTACTTTCTTGTTTATTTATTTATCCAAGTTTTGTCTCAGTTTTTGTTTGTTTTGAAGCAAAAGAAAATATGATTAAGCTCTATAAGACTTCTGAAGCATAATCATTCTTTTTTTATTTCCCCATATATAGTGGACCTCAAAACCGTTGCACTAGCAGCTACACTATGCCAGAAGCCCTCCTACATTTGAGTTTGGAGGCGGTATTCGACATAACGGATTGAGTTTCCAGTACCCTCAGATATGGAATTAGCAGCACAGCTACTAAGGCAATCCAAATGGACAGATACATGACCTAGAAGGACTTTATCCACTGCATTTGCAGCCGAAGCCAACACCTCAATATGGAATAAGCAACGGGTTTCACTATGGATAAGACAGCAAAATGGAGAAAGCATTGACCAACAGTTATGTCATAACTTTGACACAAACCAAGAATCCACATATTTGGTAACTAGCAAAAAACTTTTCTCACAGTACAAGTCTGGTTTGGTATTATAGCTATATTTTTGTCATCACTTCTCTTTTCATTAAGGAGATGGGACATGAACAAGGGCTAAGAAGCAGCATAAGATTCAGTAATCTTATAAAAACTGACTTACACACTTTGATGAAAACAAACACCATAAATGTGAAGTTAGTAACACAAGATGGCATTTTCCAGAGAAGATAACTAACACACACAGGCAAGGGATAACGTATACAAGGTGAATACAGAGAGGTTCAACAATCAAGTCCAGAAAGCAACTCAGAGAAGCAGAGAGAGCGGAAGCAAAGCACGGGATTTACGAAGCTGCAAATCTCCAAGTCCTGAAACGAAGAAAAGACTTGATGACTACATTTCTGATAAGAATAGCCTTATATTTGTCCCACATCGGAAACACAAAGCTTTTCTTAGTTGTATATAATAGATAAGTTTCTAGTGTTTGAACGTCGAGCTCGGTAGTGTGGGCTTGTAATCCAAGTGGAGACGACAAGATGATGGGACGTTGGGTCGATCTCATTGGGCCGGGTTTGGTTGGGCTTATTATGGCCTGCCCATTCCAAGTTGGGAGTTGAAGCATGCGGGCTTGAGCGAAGGCTCAGGTCACGTGTTTCTTATAGTGGGGGAGACTGCGTGAGGCTGGTTTCACAGAGCAGCGTACACCTCCCGCTCTTGACGGTGGAAGGATAACGGGCCTTCGCCTTCCAAGCCCACTATGATCCAATAAGCCGATTCCGATTGGACCATCATCTTTTTCTTTTTTTTTTTTTTGTATAAGCGAATCAGTTTTACGTCGTATAAATTTGCTGGCAAGAAGAACACGCCTGAATCACACAACTCGTTGTCTTCTGACACTGTGATTAACACATGGGAGCTTATGAACGCCACGACGAAGATTGGATTCATTTGCATTCTAAACCTAAGCATCCTCTGCGGAAACATCTGGCTGAAGAATCGTCTCTCTGGCTTAGATCCTCGCATCTTAAAAGAGAGCGTTATCTTCCTCCAAACTACTTGGCAAAAACACCAAACCGGTCACATGCAGCCACTCAAATCAAACGACTTCAATCAGCTTACAAGTGAGTTCTCATGAAGACCAAGGTTGCGTGAGACAGAAGACAACAATAACAAGATAGTATTGTACTTCACTAGCCTCAGATGAATTCGAAAGACGTATGAGGATTGCTGTTTTGTTTGGGCGGTATTGAGAGGGTTTAGGGTTGCAGTAGAGGAACGTGATATCTTAATGGACTCAGATTACAGGACAGAGCTTCAGATTTCACTTGGGGAAGAGAAACCGATTTGAATGCCTCAGGTTTTCGTAAAGAGGCATCCACATTGGTGGTGTTGAGGAGCTCAAGAAACTGAACGATGAAGGTGAATTGGGAATATATCTTAATCAAGATTCAAGAATACCTACCTGTATGGTAAGGAATTATGATTTGGAGAAGATTTATTCTTCTTTGGTGCTGGAATACATAACATAATAAGTTGTTCCAGAACCAACCAAGTTCCTATGTTGTTATTTGGACCACTCCTTGCTTTTATAAGTTAGTTTATTGTGGTTTGTCCCGAATGAGCATATGAAGTTTTAGTTTTTACTAAATTAATTTATACAAAAATAGAATGATGTCCATGTACTATAAAAAAAAATTTAGAATACATTAATACAAATATGGAATGTGGTTAGAAATTTTAAAATGACACTAAAGATTATAGGCTTCGGTATATAGAGCATTTACCAAAAAACTGAATATTTTGTAGGGGTTAACACATAGATTTTAAGAAAAATTCAAAAAATATGACAGTATTTTTTAATGCATAGTTGTATTATGAAATAACATATGATGAAGGTCTGAGAGGTTTGGAACTTTTGTTGTCTACGTTTCTCTAGAATAGTAATTTTATTGTGGTTTGTCAATTGATTTAAGAAGCATATGAAGTTTTACTAAATTAATTGATAAAAAAGTAGAACGATGTCCATGTAAAATGAAAGAGAGTTTAGAATACATTAATACAAATGTAGAATGTGGTTAGAAATTTTCAAATAACACTAAATATTATAGGCTTCGGTACATAGAGCATTTACCGAAAAACTGAATATTTTGTATGGTTAACACATAGATTTTGAGAAAAATTCAAAAAAATGACAATATTGTTTTAATGCATAGTTGTATCAAGAACTAACATATGATGGAGGTCAGAGAGGTTTGAAACCTTTGTTGTCACCGTTTCTCTAGAATACTGATTTTATCGTGGTTTGTCAACTCATTTAGGGAGCATATGAAGTTTTACTAAATTAATTGATAAAAAATAGAACGATGCCTATGTACCATGAAAGAGAGTTTAGAATACATTAATACAAATGTGGAATGTGGTTAGAAATTTTAAAATAACACTAAAGATTATAGGGTTAACACATAGATTTTGAGAAAAATTCAAAAAATATGACAGTATTGTTATTAATGCATAGTTGTATCATGAACTAACATATGAAGATGGCCAGAAAGGTTTGAAACATTTGGTGTCTCTGTTTCTCTAGAATAGCGATTTTATTGTGGTTTGTAAACTGATTTAGGGAGCATATGAAGTTTTACTAAATTAACTGATAAGAAATAGAATGATGCACATGTACCATGAAAGAGAGTTTAGAATACATCAATACAATTGTATAATGTGATTTGAAATTTTAAAACAACACTAAAGATTATAGGCTTCAGTACATAGAGCATTATAACACATAGATTTTGAGAATTTTTTTTTTAAAAATGAAAATATTGTTTTAATGCATAGTTGTATCATGAACTAACATATGATGCTGCCAGATAGGTTTAAAACCTATTTTTGTCTCTGTTTCTCTAGAATAACGATTTTATTGTGCTTTGTCCACTGATTTAGGAAGCATATAATATTTTACTGAATTAATTGATAAAACAATAGAATGATGCCCATGTACCATGAAAGATAGTTTAGAATACATTAATACAATGGTAAAATGTGGTTAGAAATTAACCATTTACCCAAAATTGAATATTTTGTAGATGTTATACTTAGATTTTGAGAAAAATTCAAAAACTATGACAATATTGTTTTAATGCATAGTTATATTATGAACTAACATATGATAATGTTCCGATAGGTTTGGAACCTTTGTTGTCTCCGTTTTTCTAGGATAGCGATTTTATTGTGGTTTGTCCCCTGATTTAGGGAACTTATGAAGTTTTACTAAATTAAATGATAAAAAAAAAGAGAACGATGTCCATGTACCATGTAAGATAGTTTAAAATACATTCATACAAACTTGGAATGTGGTTAGAAATTTCAAAAGAACACTAAAGATTATAAGCTTCAGTATATTACCATTTACCGAAAAACTGAATATTTTGTAGGGTAACACATAGCTTTTGAGAAAAATTCAAAAAAAATATGATAATATTGTTTTAATGTATAGTTGTATCATGAAATAACATAT
Proteins encoded in this window:
- the LOC106339761 gene encoding two-component response regulator ARR8-like codes for the protein MGMVRESQFHVLAVDDSHLDRKMIERLLQKSSCQVTTVDTGSKALEFLGLRESNDPNALETHQEVEINLIITDYCMPGMTGYDLLKKVKESAAFRSIPVVIMSSENVPARISRCLEEGAEEFFLKPVKLADVTKLKPHMMKTKLKKEGEKPSEEENATLKPEESLVVEMILPLNQELELEQKEPMLSSNKRKAMEEVISADRSRPKYNDITTSA